Proteins co-encoded in one Sediminispirochaeta bajacaliforniensis DSM 16054 genomic window:
- a CDS encoding response regulator: MKTKTDFPDINSRKPDGIGPDGNPYKILVVDDSMFVKKQLTQILGSESYEVVDTAGHGAEAVEKYKELYPGVDLVTMDITMPGMDGVTALEKIMEFDKDARIIMISALGKQDLVKKSFMLGAKNYIIKPLDRKKVLERIRSVFEE; encoded by the coding sequence TTGAAAACGAAAACAGACTTTCCTGACATCAATTCCCGCAAACCCGATGGGATCGGCCCCGATGGGAATCCCTATAAGATTCTTGTCGTGGACGATTCGATGTTTGTCAAAAAGCAGCTTACCCAGATTCTTGGTAGCGAAAGCTATGAAGTAGTGGATACTGCAGGACATGGCGCTGAGGCCGTGGAGAAATATAAGGAACTCTATCCGGGAGTTGACCTTGTTACCATGGACATCACCATGCCGGGGATGGACGGGGTCACCGCACTTGAAAAAATCATGGAATTCGATAAGGACGCCAGGATAATCATGATTTCGGCCCTTGGAAAACAGGACTTGGTGAAAAAGTCTTTTATGTTGGGAGCGAAAAACTATATCATAAAGCCATTGGATCGGAAGAAGGTGCTTGAACGAATCAGGAGCGTTTTTGAGGAGTGA
- a CDS encoding CBS domain-containing protein — MRAIPINTYDSPTVILELIYRLKVKDVMCREVTTAGRNTPLREIQQTMRRRGITGMPIAESGRLFGIVSMDDIIRALEGGYIDESAEMHMSRKLIFLEEDMPVSFAISYFEKYSYHRFPILDKTNKLVGIITSRDIITRLLVEINKEMERIERISIPAPDALQGKASMEFRVIRNDFENAGHASTEIKKLLKQRGTDVKIIRRVSIAAYELEMNLVVHSDGGTISIEIDEQKIVIVSRDGGPGIQDVELALKEGWTTANEWIRSLGFGAGMGLPNCRRVADQFTLVSHTDGVECGTVARAEILLPHEEEEKEGVRHENG, encoded by the coding sequence ATGCGGGCTATACCGATCAACACCTACGATTCTCCTACTGTTATTCTGGAATTGATCTATCGTCTCAAGGTCAAGGATGTAATGTGCAGGGAGGTGACGACCGCAGGACGAAATACTCCCCTCCGGGAAATACAACAGACAATGAGGCGACGTGGCATTACCGGCATGCCGATTGCCGAATCCGGAAGATTGTTCGGTATCGTCAGTATGGACGACATTATACGGGCCCTCGAAGGCGGGTATATCGACGAGTCCGCAGAGATGCATATGTCGAGAAAGCTCATATTTCTTGAAGAAGATATGCCGGTCAGCTTTGCCATCAGTTACTTCGAAAAGTACTCATACCATCGCTTTCCCATTCTCGATAAAACGAACAAACTGGTGGGAATCATCACCAGCAGAGATATTATTACGCGCTTATTGGTCGAAATAAACAAAGAAATGGAGAGGATCGAAAGGATCAGCATACCCGCTCCCGATGCGCTTCAGGGCAAGGCATCTATGGAGTTTCGGGTAATCAGAAACGATTTCGAGAATGCCGGACATGCTTCTACGGAAATTAAAAAGTTGTTGAAACAACGGGGAACCGATGTAAAAATCATTCGAAGGGTATCGATTGCCGCTTACGAATTGGAGATGAATCTGGTGGTCCATTCCGACGGCGGTACCATTTCGATTGAAATCGACGAGCAGAAAATCGTTATCGTAAGCAGAGACGGCGGTCCAGGAATTCAGGATGTGGAGTTAGCACTCAAGGAAGGCTGGACTACCGCAAATGAGTGGATCAGATCCCTGGGTTTCGGCGCAGGTATGGGTCTGCCCAATTGCCGCAGGGTTGCGGACCAGTTCACCCTTGTATCGCATACTGATGGGGTAGAATGCGGTACCGTCGCCCGGGCGGAAATTCTACTACCTCACGAAGAAGAAGAGAAGGAGGGAGTCCGACATGAAAACGGCTGA
- a CDS encoding ATP-binding protein, protein MESKKEIIVDGSHKLFDRKGTFHKEFPSDYRQVRFFSMLIAQKAPPEIREINLLEQQISELIKNAVRHGNKKDPSKRVRVWASFSEHHAHVIVEDEGAGFQNLEAWNEFNRRRNQCFREHNYEELEKYFSYRTPESEDNDGGNALFAALEYWDGGVVFNEKRNTVAVYKHFDNTRRPGISREE, encoded by the coding sequence ATGGAATCGAAAAAAGAGATAATCGTCGATGGTTCTCATAAGCTTTTTGATCGAAAGGGAACCTTCCATAAGGAGTTCCCGAGCGACTATCGGCAGGTTCGTTTTTTTTCCATGTTGATTGCTCAGAAAGCCCCCCCTGAGATTCGGGAGATCAATCTTCTTGAACAGCAGATAAGTGAGCTGATCAAGAATGCGGTCCGTCACGGAAATAAAAAAGATCCTTCAAAGCGTGTTCGTGTCTGGGCATCGTTTAGCGAGCATCATGCTCATGTTATTGTCGAGGACGAGGGGGCCGGGTTTCAAAACCTTGAGGCCTGGAATGAGTTTAATCGTCGGCGAAACCAGTGTTTCCGTGAGCATAATTACGAAGAGCTAGAAAAGTATTTTTCCTATCGTACCCCGGAAAGTGAAGACAACGACGGAGGAAATGCCTTGTTTGCCGCCCTCGAATATTGGGACGGTGGTGTTGTATTTAACGAAAAAAGAAACACTGTTGCTGTGTACAAGCATTTCGACAACACCAGACGGCCCGGTATCTCAAGGGAAGAGTAG
- a CDS encoding STAS domain-containing protein: MDIKLRRYNTIYIIDISGDMDLYNAHRLKDVVAKLIAKGVSELVINLEKVDYLDSSGVGALIHVFTQVKQRELQMRIAHVHGSVEKVIRLTKLMDYFPIVDSVKDALYELSGKGQQ; the protein is encoded by the coding sequence ATGGACATAAAGCTGCGTCGTTATAATACTATTTATATTATCGATATCTCCGGGGATATGGACCTTTACAACGCGCATCGGTTGAAGGATGTCGTTGCCAAACTGATTGCAAAAGGTGTCTCGGAGCTTGTTATCAATCTCGAAAAGGTCGACTATCTTGATTCAAGCGGGGTAGGGGCGCTTATTCATGTATTCACGCAGGTCAAGCAGCGGGAGCTGCAGATGCGGATTGCTCATGTCCACGGTTCTGTTGAAAAAGTTATCCGTCTGACCAAACTCATGGATTATTTCCCCATTGTCGACAGTGTAAAAGACGCTCTCTATGAGTTGAGCGGAAAAGGGCAGCAGTGA
- a CDS encoding phenylpyruvate tautomerase MIF-related protein produces MPFVSVETNLAIDTEKRKQFCKALSSAAAQAVGKPEQYVMALMRSDATLTFGGSEEPAAFVELKSIALAEAALKEISRRLCTLIEQELGVPPARIYIEFTSASGAWWGWNGSTF; encoded by the coding sequence ATGCCCTTTGTCAGTGTGGAAACGAATCTCGCCATCGATACGGAAAAACGCAAACAGTTTTGTAAGGCACTTAGCTCTGCTGCCGCACAGGCTGTCGGAAAACCCGAGCAGTACGTCATGGCATTGATGCGCAGCGATGCGACCCTGACCTTTGGCGGTAGCGAAGAGCCTGCGGCTTTTGTTGAACTGAAAAGCATCGCTCTTGCCGAGGCTGCGTTAAAAGAGATCTCCCGCCGGTTGTGCACCCTCATCGAGCAGGAACTAGGCGTTCCCCCCGCCCGCATATACATTGAATTTACCAGTGCGTCGGGGGCATGGTGGGGCTGGAACGGTTCCACATTTTAG
- a CDS encoding PHP domain-containing protein, which translates to MKFRADLHIHSCLSPCGSLEMSPARIITEAEAAGLDLLALTDHNCARNLRAFDHAARKSNITPIFGIEVNSIEEAHVLCLFPTVKQAEELGDFIENRLPQIPNNPDLFGDQVYVDEHEFILGEVEVSLLQGAEITLEELLKEVKERGGLFIPAHIDRPSFSVVSQLGFLPRLDYSAVECVTWPPVIDTADYCVITDSDAHYPQDIAKRSFTFEADSPTFEGLYDALAAKRVTPQKRS; encoded by the coding sequence ATGAAATTCAGGGCCGACCTTCATATTCATTCCTGCCTCAGCCCCTGCGGCAGTCTGGAAATGAGCCCTGCAAGGATCATCACCGAGGCGGAGGCTGCGGGACTCGATTTGCTTGCCCTAACAGATCACAACTGTGCACGGAACCTGCGGGCCTTCGACCATGCGGCACGAAAAAGCAACATTACCCCTATTTTCGGCATCGAGGTAAACAGCATCGAAGAGGCACATGTGCTGTGTCTCTTTCCCACAGTAAAGCAGGCCGAAGAGCTGGGAGACTTCATTGAAAACCGTCTACCGCAAATTCCCAATAATCCCGATCTTTTCGGCGATCAAGTCTATGTGGACGAGCATGAATTCATTCTGGGAGAGGTAGAGGTTTCGCTTCTGCAGGGGGCTGAAATCACCTTGGAAGAGCTACTGAAAGAGGTAAAAGAGCGGGGCGGACTTTTCATTCCCGCCCACATCGACAGGCCCTCGTTTAGTGTCGTGAGTCAGCTAGGATTTCTTCCTCGCCTGGATTACTCGGCAGTGGAATGCGTAACATGGCCGCCGGTCATCGACACGGCAGACTACTGTGTCATTACCGACAGTGATGCCCACTATCCACAGGACATCGCAAAACGAAGCTTCACGTTCGAAGCCGATTCTCCAACCTTCGAAGGCCTATACGACGCCTTGGCAGCAAAAAGGGTCACTCCTCAAAAACGCTCCTGA
- a CDS encoding GAF domain-containing SpoIIE family protein phosphatase, whose protein sequence is MKIRTKLSIIEALLVLGVLIALSVVIFFTSTIIALKDFEMLSERSLSSLEQLSVRMDSLMTTNSRITVEKARIEFGIDKFEQELNDFVSARGARFLSKRQTSELQQTVGWWNQLSTWYYQPALDHMDLMIDQRMDRLVGDRGLFQTFLVISQEGKPHPFLAAYQTLKNYQLLIMDNTETFKTRMDKLIGETNLRANTIITAGTRIAIAIIACSLLITIILTSRFSTQMAKRIRLVGEAMSVISRGDFSNELTIRSRDEFEELSKNYNALKDQLKEKLDSVLDFMFRIGSLQAQDPDPEAVLALVVESAVENTEADAGALFLVDETSKSIYVSDIIGMFPPPYPFPERLPRQKQEVDEYIRNKPFGLGETIIGECIASAEPCFFRNCSQELEGTTFPLLEDDDPLYVSSLIIVPLSLPGRILGAIAVARRGKTSHFSDLDFTHMRTFADYAALTIDNIYNYTELIERREIQREIEIAARIQKDLLPKRISEPKGTSIATYSKAAKGVSGDYYDIFPIGKGKTAVVICDVVGKGVPAAMLMVMIRTILRLTASGDRKPAQILTFLNRGITGKIGVDHFATMGMFAYDEQEKRIYFSNAAHLPLLIYRKGTGVFIEMDTPGLPIGIEAGEHYKQRQFQTISGDILIFYTDGVTETRSKEGREYGLEALKSVVRSSAQLSASKIAERIKEDIDRFAQGTSQHDDQTFLIMKIAEIT, encoded by the coding sequence ATGAAGATTCGTACGAAACTGTCCATCATCGAGGCCCTTTTAGTGTTAGGTGTGCTCATCGCCCTCTCGGTGGTGATTTTTTTTACCAGCACCATCATAGCGCTCAAGGATTTTGAAATGCTCTCCGAACGATCACTCTCGAGCCTTGAGCAGCTTTCGGTCCGTATGGATTCTCTCATGACCACGAACAGCAGAATCACCGTGGAAAAAGCGAGAATCGAATTCGGCATCGATAAGTTCGAGCAAGAGCTGAATGATTTTGTCTCGGCACGGGGAGCCCGATTCCTCAGCAAACGGCAGACCTCGGAGCTGCAGCAAACAGTAGGTTGGTGGAACCAACTTTCGACCTGGTACTATCAGCCGGCACTCGATCATATGGATTTGATGATCGATCAGCGGATGGACCGACTTGTCGGCGACCGGGGCCTCTTTCAGACCTTCCTCGTCATCAGCCAGGAAGGAAAGCCCCACCCCTTTCTTGCCGCCTATCAGACCCTAAAGAATTATCAGCTGCTGATCATGGACAATACCGAAACCTTCAAAACCAGAATGGATAAGCTGATAGGTGAGACAAATCTCCGGGCCAACACCATTATCACGGCAGGAACACGGATAGCAATCGCCATCATCGCATGCAGCCTCCTGATAACCATTATCCTTACCAGCCGTTTTTCCACGCAGATGGCAAAGCGAATCAGGCTGGTCGGAGAGGCCATGAGCGTTATCTCCCGGGGTGATTTTTCCAACGAGCTCACCATCCGTTCGCGGGACGAGTTTGAAGAGCTTTCAAAAAACTATAACGCTCTTAAGGATCAGTTGAAGGAGAAGCTCGATTCGGTACTCGACTTTATGTTTAGGATCGGCAGCCTTCAGGCCCAGGACCCGGATCCCGAGGCAGTTCTTGCCTTGGTTGTCGAATCGGCCGTCGAAAATACCGAAGCAGATGCAGGGGCGCTCTTTTTGGTTGATGAAACAAGCAAATCAATCTATGTCTCCGATATTATCGGAATGTTTCCCCCTCCCTATCCCTTTCCCGAGCGGCTTCCGAGGCAAAAACAGGAAGTGGATGAGTATATACGGAATAAACCCTTCGGCCTCGGCGAAACTATCATCGGCGAATGTATTGCCTCCGCCGAACCCTGTTTTTTCAGAAACTGCTCACAAGAGCTTGAAGGAACAACCTTTCCGCTTCTTGAGGATGACGACCCACTCTATGTATCAAGCCTTATCATCGTACCACTTTCGCTTCCCGGTAGAATCCTGGGAGCCATTGCCGTGGCAAGAAGGGGAAAAACAAGTCATTTCAGTGATCTTGATTTCACCCATATGAGAACCTTCGCCGATTATGCGGCCCTCACCATCGACAATATCTACAATTACACCGAGTTGATAGAGCGAAGAGAAATCCAACGCGAGATTGAAATCGCGGCAAGGATACAGAAGGACCTTCTTCCCAAACGGATCTCGGAACCAAAGGGGACAAGCATAGCCACCTATTCAAAGGCGGCAAAGGGTGTCAGTGGTGATTACTACGATATCTTTCCCATCGGAAAGGGGAAAACGGCAGTGGTCATCTGTGATGTAGTCGGGAAAGGTGTGCCTGCGGCCATGCTCATGGTCATGATTCGAACGATCCTCAGGCTGACCGCATCGGGAGACAGAAAACCCGCCCAGATTCTGACCTTTCTCAACAGAGGTATCACCGGAAAAATTGGTGTCGATCATTTTGCCACCATGGGTATGTTTGCATATGACGAGCAGGAAAAGCGAATCTACTTTTCAAACGCTGCTCATCTGCCTCTGCTGATCTACAGAAAAGGGACCGGAGTCTTTATCGAGATGGACACTCCGGGACTTCCCATAGGTATAGAGGCCGGCGAACATTATAAGCAGCGCCAGTTCCAAACCATTTCCGGAGATATCCTGATCTTCTATACCGACGGTGTGACCGAAACGAGAAGCAAGGAAGGCCGGGAGTACGGCCTGGAAGCGCTCAAGTCCGTTGTGCGTTCATCGGCACAGCTTTCCGCCTCGAAAATTGCCGAACGGATAAAGGAAGATATCGATCGCTTCGCACAAGGTACAAGCCAGCACGACGATCAAACCTTTCTAATCATGAAGATAGCGGAAATCACCTGA
- a CDS encoding helix-turn-helix domain-containing protein translates to MTKVQERLIANLREARYTLNLTQMGLAEKAGISIGFVGDIEAGKKFPSANTLQKLCDALQLEPHELFLPEGKDGKREKGKKAKT, encoded by the coding sequence ATGACAAAAGTTCAGGAGCGGCTAATTGCCAACCTTCGGGAAGCCCGTTACACATTAAATCTGACGCAGATGGGATTGGCTGAAAAAGCGGGGATTTCGATCGGATTTGTAGGAGACATAGAAGCGGGGAAAAAATTCCCCTCGGCAAATACGTTGCAAAAGCTATGTGATGCCTTGCAATTGGAACCGCATGAACTCTTTCTCCCCGAAGGAAAAGACGGAAAAAGGGAGAAAGGTAAAAAAGCAAAGACTTAA
- a CDS encoding metallophosphoesterase family protein, whose amino-acid sequence MKILHTSDWHLGKRLGRFSRMEEQADILDEICSIVDEQNPDLIMLSGDLFDGFNPSAEAIELLYRTLHRMSGGGKRVIIAIAGNHDSPDRIESPDPLARISGIFFLGYPETRIKTCRLESGWVVESPEAGLLRLRKEGRAELRIIATPYAGEVRLRKAIDPTRGEEQIRAILRDHWKNLADRFFDDGGINLMMAHLFSAEAESLPFDELEEEGERPILHPGGLELIPFSAFPKDAQYVALGHLHRPMLTQYGRSTICYSGSPLAYSLSESGQQKQVVLVDLEPGKAAKCEVVPLCCGRALCRGRFKTLEKALAWLGEHQESYVEVTMEVDHYLETGVRDAIHDAHPRVLAVVPELQKDSGISTSRQEEIDIDAPLERLFTEYFRGRNNGADPEPYLLELLAEAVSAGNEEPGV is encoded by the coding sequence ATGAAAATACTGCATACTTCAGATTGGCACCTCGGTAAGCGCCTGGGCCGTTTCAGCCGCATGGAAGAGCAGGCCGATATTCTGGATGAGATCTGTTCCATTGTTGATGAGCAAAATCCCGACCTTATTATGCTCTCAGGGGATCTTTTCGATGGATTCAACCCTTCGGCCGAGGCAATTGAGCTGCTTTACCGGACACTCCACCGCATGTCCGGCGGCGGGAAAAGAGTGATTATCGCCATCGCCGGCAATCATGATTCACCGGATCGAATCGAATCGCCCGACCCCCTTGCAAGGATCAGCGGCATTTTTTTCCTCGGTTATCCCGAGACTCGAATCAAGACGTGCCGACTGGAGAGCGGCTGGGTGGTGGAGAGCCCCGAAGCGGGGCTGCTTCGCCTTCGAAAAGAGGGGCGGGCGGAGCTGCGAATCATCGCCACCCCTTATGCCGGGGAGGTTCGACTTCGTAAGGCCATCGATCCGACACGGGGAGAGGAACAGATTAGGGCCATTCTTCGTGATCACTGGAAGAATCTTGCCGACCGTTTTTTCGATGATGGGGGCATTAATCTGATGATGGCACATCTTTTTTCCGCCGAAGCCGAGAGCCTGCCCTTCGACGAGCTTGAGGAGGAGGGAGAGCGGCCCATTCTTCATCCCGGAGGCCTTGAGCTGATTCCCTTTTCCGCCTTCCCAAAGGATGCCCAATATGTTGCTTTGGGCCATCTCCACCGTCCGATGCTTACGCAGTATGGCAGGAGCACCATTTGCTACAGCGGCAGCCCCTTGGCCTATTCTCTTTCCGAAAGTGGCCAGCAGAAACAGGTTGTTCTTGTCGATCTCGAGCCTGGGAAGGCTGCAAAATGCGAAGTGGTGCCCCTTTGTTGCGGTAGGGCCCTGTGCCGGGGGCGTTTCAAGACGCTTGAAAAGGCCCTTGCCTGGCTTGGAGAACATCAGGAGTCCTACGTGGAAGTGACGATGGAGGTCGATCACTATCTCGAGACAGGAGTGCGGGACGCCATCCATGATGCCCATCCACGGGTGCTTGCGGTTGTTCCCGAACTGCAGAAGGATTCGGGGATTTCGACCTCAAGACAGGAGGAGATAGATATCGACGCCCCTCTTGAACGACTTTTCACCGAATACTTTCGCGGCCGAAACAACGGTGCCGATCCGGAACCCTATCTGCTGGAGCTGCTCGCCGAGGCCGTTTCCGCAGGAAACGAGGAGCCAGGAGTATGA